In Setaria italica strain Yugu1 chromosome IX, Setaria_italica_v2.0, whole genome shotgun sequence, the genomic stretch AGAACAACATGTTCAAGTCAAAGTAGAGTGATGCTGGAGTGCTCGTCTCTATCTGTTAAATGCCTGCACTACCtgcaaactatttttttttatcttgggCACAGTTTTTACGCTCATTAATTACAGAGAGTAGCTTCGAGTCTCAGACCACGGTTCGTAAGCAGCAGTGCAATTGGCTCAGCGGTAAAGAACACAGGCCAAACTGGCAGTCTGCTAACACATTGACTAATCCCTTCATGTATTGCATACTACTGCTATTTACATGGCCAGCCTAACAGTCTTGCATCAATCCCTAGTTAACGCGAGATCAACATTGGCGGCACAAACTAAGCTTCCTGAATCTTGATCTAGCCTATGGAACGAGAGCAGCTTTGAAACTGAAGAAGTCCTGCGACATCTGCTCGAGGACCATGAGTACAGAGAACACACCCATCCCAACGAGAACAGGCTTTGCACTGGTCAAGTCCACTCTCTCCCTGTTATCTTCCAACAGCTCTCCGTCTGCAAGTCCGGCACTTTTGCCAGACAGTTTGGAGCCAATAGCCCAGGCCATCAGTGGAGGGAGAACACCATACAGGATGGTCATGCAGTATCCTCCCTGAACATTTGTGCAGGATAGCAGTGCAGAGCAAGTCAATGAAGAATGGGATGCTATGTTTGCTCCATTTTAACTAAGAGTAGATGCCACATGTTTTGATGTACACTTACCGCGATGTCAGTAGCTATGGAGAATGAATTTGGGACGGTAGCTGCGATGACTATGGTCGGGACAACCACGATTCCGGTGGCGATGTAGCTGAGCCTGTTCTTCTCCAGAATTGCTACCACACCAACACCAGGATGCCCGGATCCATCTTTCTTGCGAAATGCATCGATGCCTTTGTTGATCATTTCCTGCACCCACCCCATGTCTGATCAGAACCCTTCACATATTGTTCCTAGAAATCGCTTGGCGGCCTACTTATATACCTTTATATTTACATGTTCTTTGGTTGATGAAGACACTAGGTCGGTCATCTGCTCGATGAAGAACTGAGAAGCCCCAAGCAGCGTTCCGATGAGGGACGTCCCGACGGCGAGCAGCGAGAAAGTCTCCACCACGGTATAGCTCCATCTACAAAAATCAAAGAACTCTATTCACGTGACTGAAATTGAATGTCTCGGCATCGGCTGCCTGCATGTTCTATCTAAACCTGAAGCGTTGAGCAGCGATGCAGATTGCCGAAAAAGATGCAGGCACGTTCTTGGTACCGCGGCGTCCTTACTCTGCCTTTAACATGTCCTGAACGTCAAACCCGCCGAGGTCCGTGGCGAGGCCGAGCGCGATGTCGTCCCACACCAGCAGGGACACCAGCGGCACGAGGCTGCCGACGAGTATCGATAGCCGGATCCTCGCGAGATCCCCTTCCAGGTACGCGCAGATCACTGCGAAATCGGCGAAGGTTCAGTACCTTCCAAGTGATAGGCTAGCAGGTCTCTGAACTGTTTCGGCGACATGCTGGATCGGGGTAGGGTGTATACCTGGTGCGATGTCGTGGAAGACCAGCGTGAAGATGATCACGGGCAGCGCCGCCGGGACCTGCTCCCAGTTGGCGTTCGCTGGCAGGCTCAGGCCACCGCCGATCGCCACTGCTGATACCTCAATCGTCAGCAGTAAACCTGTTGcgacagacagacagacagatcATGGTTAACTGGTCAGACGATTTCATTTCCTTAATTTCTATTTAAGCTAGGGTTCATGAATTGATGACGATCATAGTAGTACAGAGGTGGCCGATCGGATCACGTTGGTTGGTTACATCACGAATGTAATAATAAGGACGAACACATGGAGAGGCGTACATGCTGAGAATTCTGCCTTTACTTCGGCACAGTATTGGTTGCCAGTACATACCTTGGGACATGGGACGCCTCAGTTgggaaaaacatttttttttttttgcatatgaGAGCATAACATAGCAGGTGGTACACTAAAAAGACACTGCAAAGACACCGGAATAAACAGCGGGGTCTCAAAAGCAAAGATTCGTTGCCCCGATCCGTGTTAATGCAGATCTAGGAGCCGGCATTGATGCACGCATGATCAGTTTGCAGTAATGGCAATGGCAGCTCATATCGACGGCACGGCATGCAAGTCTGTCATCCGGACACGTACGTGGGATCGCGAGCAGCAAAGTACTTGCCTATCATGACGAACGTGAGCAGCTGGTTCACCCGGTCTGTGacgcccgtgccgccgccggcgacgagcagcccgagcgcggcggtgaaggcggcgccggcgacgggctCGGGCACGCCAGCGACCAGGCGGGACAGCACCTCGCCGGACTTGGACGCGTAGGCGACCATGGAGGTGTAGGACAGGAACAGGTAGGCGACGGTGGCCACGTGCCCGCCCCACGCGCCCAGCGTCTCCTGCGCCATGCTCTTCACGGAGATCACCTCCAGGTCCTGgttcccgtcgccgccgccgccgtataAGCTGACGTCCTTGCCCCGCCTCCGGCGCAGGTGGACGTTGATCTCCGCGATGAGGAGGGCCTCCGCCACCAGGAACGCCCAGCACGTGACCATGCACGCCGCGCTCGGGATGAAGCCCTGCATCGAACAGTTTGGCAACGGTCAGTGCTGCTTTCCTGACGAAATGGGCGTTGGATCGGATCAAGATCAATGCAGATGTTTCTTTTTTGAATGAACAGAAGATCAATGCGGATGTTTCTTCCGTTGAGGAAATGTTTCCAGTTCCAGATCGATGAATCGAGAGCTCGGCGTGGGGAAATTAAACGCCGCGTACGTTCTGTTCATGGTGCCAACCAAAAACGAACAAGATGCCACCGATTGAATAGACAAATTCAGTTGGTTTGGTCATATACTCTGCCAGGGTACGCTAGTACTGTACCGGCGAGTGATTATTCAGACTGGGCCACGCACTGTTCTCTACTCTACTCTACTGGTATTCTACTGTCACTGTTGCTGTATGAATCCATCATTCATTGCTtggaaagagaagagaagagaagagatgcTGTATGTAGCTGGTCCATCGTGTCAATTACTGATACTGACAGCAACGTTGATAATTGGGGAAATCATTGTCCTGGCAGCATGCAGCATCTTTTCAGCAGGTTCGTCGCTGGTCGTTGCAGCTGCCCGCAACTTGCGGCAGCGCGGGTCGTGGAAATGAattccggcggcggtggtgattCAGGCTGATCTCGCGCTGGAGGGGGGCAAAAGAGAAGAACTCACCGCGGGCGCCGTGCGCTGCGGCACGGCGAGGATGCCGGACCCGATGCTGGTCCCGACGATCAGCGCCACGGCGCCGGCCACGCTCCCTCTCCTCGCGCCGCggggcggcgctgccgccgcgacggcgtccGGTCCCGCCGCGCGCGTCCCTTCAGCAGCTACCACAGGGCGCGCGTCCGCGAACCCCGGTGGGACGTCGCGCGCCCCCTTGCCCGCGGCAGCCGCGGCGCACCATttggcgccgccaccgccggagagGCCTCTCGGTACGTGGCGCGCGCGTGCCGCCGGGCAGCCGAACGTGGCGCGGTGGGCCTTTGGGCGTGGGCACAGCGCCGCGTGCGCGATGGCCACTTGCATTCGTGAAGACGCCGAGGACCTTCTGTGGAGCGCGCCGTCGCGGCTGGGCGGTGGGTGCTCAGGCTGACGAGAggggggagtcgccgcccggTAATCCGGTATATTCACCGGTTGCTGGAGTGGCTGTGGATTCACCTGTGGGGAATCTCCGAGCTCCGGTGGCTGCGGAGGGCCGGGTTGTGGTGGACACCGCAGTAGCTGACGGGCACGGCAGTTCGGAGATTCTGGACCAAGCAGAGGCAGGGTGCGGCGAGAGCGGGATCCGTGCGTACCAACTGGAACGAGAACGATGTGTTCAGGTCCGGTCCGGACGTGCTCTGTTTTTAGTTTGTGGTCGTGTGGCGCTGAAAAGATGTTGACGGGGACGAGTCGGCGGTTGGAGTCGGAGGGGACCCCGTCCATGTCCATGGTGTCCCGGTGCACCGAGGACCCTAATGGTGATGTTGCATGTTGTCATAGTTGCATTTCACTGCAGGGTGTCCCGTTTAAACTGAACGATCGTCATTGTATcgaactagtccatcaaccgtGCGGGAACTAATGTTTtcaaaaactattatattgaaaattatttagaaattgaactcctagctaataattaaaattgtttacctactactctctctttttttcaatacttcaacataatactcatatagattaTATGCTTATTTTTCATCCGATACTTCAACATTATATACTTATTTTTCATCCGATTGTAATAGGATttattagtaattactctatacaatTTTCACCCactaacttttcactttgcattacAGGTATATGCTTGAATGTTTAATAGACcataagtttgagctataattttaacatagaaatatatattcGCATCAcgtcctctatatctttataaatggtgacacacatcatgtgtatataccttaattattatatcatataccaataatgtaagaaatagacgatttagaattacATATTAGTGTATATtgttaattaaggtgatttggattcaaatttagtggtacctcatgttatttttaataatgacataaattggtaatatagatgcaaatttaagggttactttaagttatgtTTAAGTATTaatggtgggcaatttagttgcaaatttaaggggttattttaaattatttttataatggtgtgagtgggtaattttgatgaagattaggagtTACTTTAGTTTACTTTATATAATGACagagtgggtaatttagatatagatttagagggttactttaggctattttcataatagtataggtgggtaaatttttagaaaacatgatggatccaatggctatgatgatttgaatcgatagatggccagatgttttgtttttttaagaatttttaggatttctctctttttctaaagtGTCGACCTAGGATCTTAGTTGACTTCACTTGGAAGCTTTAAAAGGAGCCTGCAGAGCtttcaattagtaatagtaagatttcAACCTCTCGTGACAGTAGTTTTTAactgctccggcctccggcgacCTCTTACTCTCAGGATGCCGTAAGTGAAGGGTAACCACACCCAACGTAGTTTTTAACCAAGATTATGCGGTTCATATCAGTTTTTTAATTTTTAGGTTCGCTGCGGTGCCCACGAACTTGAGAAATTGGTACTTGCCAGCGCGTTTAACGTTTCAAGTGCCACTTATTTTCCATTTCTAAAAGCTTGACGCTTCTTCATTCGTATGGAATCAGCTTCAAGCTTGACGCAGTGGTGGAGAAAAGCAATCCAGTGGGCAGAGGCAGTGATTCCGAAAGTGAAGGGGATGAAGATGATCCCAGTGGGCAGGGAGGTGGTCGTGTTCAAAAGGACTACAACGCTTTTTTTAAAATTTGTTTTCGGGGTTCCCTTGCAATGGGTCTAATGTAAAATCATgtttatataaataaaaatccaacgTGTTTCTATAAAAAACTAAAAATCTCTTTGCTTTTCAGTCGACTAAGCAATCGGAGGTGTACTAGATTTAGCCATGTGTTCAGTGTAAAAGCTTGCGCCTGAAACAGGGCTAGAGTAATGTGTTATAGGTCATGCGGTCTACTGTGTCCTGTTCTCTATTATTTTCTCAATCATAGTATGTCGATGGAGGCTTGATTGACGGAGGTATGCTAACGTTTGCAGTCTACCTAACCCGCCCTTTAAACTCGAACTAGTCATTGTATAGGAGTTCTGCTAGTCAAGGTAGTATTTTCTGGCAATATATTCATTGTGAGCTAGGTTTCTCGATCCCCTACTTAAGTTGATCGGTACTCTCTTTGGTCACAAATACTTGAAGTTTTGATTGAAATCTTATTAAAATTTTATGATTCTGTCCGataatatttttaatatttaatttgaaaatataaaatCGGTTGTGTATAATTGTTCTGAAAAGATCATTCATAACTATATACTTATTAGATATTATAACTTTGTTCTGATATAAACAAAGGAGTGGTTAGAGTTAAAACTCGACCATAAAAAGTCAATGGCGTCGAGCATCGCTAGAGGGAGTATATTTCTTTCCTAATTTCCAAGAAAAGGGAAGACCACTTTGAATTTAGATGAGGCCGATTACTTTGTATAAGGTCACATCAAGGACATGCTAACACTCTGATCTTGAACTTACTTATTATTTTCGTTTGAAGTcaatggttttatttgatttctTATATTTTTCAGGTTATAACAGTGGACTAGGGAAGTGcccttttttttataaagctAGGGAGGTGCTTTAAATGTGATATTATAACTAGTACTGATCAAAGCTACAGCACGTCATCATCCGTTACAATAACTGAAGTCTTTTTCATAGTTCCTTTTCAGCCAAAGACCCCAAAAAACATATCTTCTGATTTTCTGAAGACCCTGGGTACGGTATATATACTTCCTAAAAAAAACTGAAGACCGTGCGTATGGTATaccctcctttttttttacaaCACAGACACAGGAAGGTGCCCATTTGCATTGAATTAAGAAGGAGGTTATACTCATTTTGGGAAAAGAATAATTGGTGATTTGTTTTACAGTCTTCAAGGTGTACGACATTGAACACTATTGTCCATTATAACATACTCCCTGCATCTGAAAAATAATGTAATTctagttttgtcctaagtcaaactattcaAAATATTTTGTAGATGAGTTTTGCTATTTATTTGTCGACAGATTTTTGGAAGAAAATATGTTAATTTTTTCTATGTTGCAAATGTTGTCatttgatgttgcaaacattATTCTTCGGTGTTGCAAAATATTTCGTGATTTTAGGAGAGGAAATGTGGCAGATTCAATGTATTGTTCTCGCATGTTGCATAGTACTTCATGTTTCGGTCATATGCAACATGTGATAATAACATCTGCAACATTAGAGAACAACGTGTGCAACATTATAAAATTCGATAAATTTTACCCCTTAAAAATATGTCAACAGATAAATAGACACTCCATTTTGTAGATAATTTAAGTACAACCACCCAAGGACACAAAAACAGATCAGCATCAGGAAATTTAGAGAAAAGAAACGAAAGAAAGCTGCCACATTCAAGCTCTCCACCAAATTTGATAAATTTATAAGATTATCGAAGTATTTTACAAGGCAAATGCACATGTGATTTTTTATGTTCCCAAACTAAATATTTTAAGTTTATTGATAGTTACAGTTTCAAAAGTTTGACGTGATAAATAAAAAACATCAAATATTTATAATTAATAAAGGGAATACTTTGCAAGTTTTGGACACTTGAAAAGAGCAGGAAAGGGTCTTAAGAAGAAAATTGAATTCAGGAATTTTCGTGCTAGATCATCAATACTCATATGTTAGGCATGCTTGTTTGCCTTTGCTTCAACTCAATTAATTTCAGTTCAATGATGAGCACTATACCAGTATGAAAACAAGCAACAGAGCTAGAGCTTGCAAGTTGAAACTGTCATCTGTATTGAATATTGATCGAGTTAGCAGTAGCAGCTTCTCCTACAAAGAGATGAGTTTCTCTTCATCGCAAGATATTATTATGGAGAACCCATCTAGGCTAAACATGAGCTATAGATCTGGTATTAGTTCCAAACCCATGCTACTCCTGTCAAAACGTAATCAACACTCCTGTtatggaaaggaaaaaaaaaaggaactctAATTCCTGCCTCCGAATAATGATTCCTTATCGTCCTAGTAGACTGCAATAACTTTAAAGTGCAATTCAGTAGCTAAACTCATATGCAATTTGTACCTTGATTTGTTGGCACCGTCCACCCAAAAGTGGGAAAAATTCATTGACATTTTCTTTCGAATGAATATCAGTACCATTTTCGTATTATGATATTTTCGAGACTGATGACAAATTCATACAGCTGATTTCAACACTCGCAGTGTAGCAGGTACATTCGTGATGAAGCTAGTTTCAAAGTTTAAATTGCACTTGACCACTTGTTCCAAAATTCTAATAACGCGTCCATTTGTTTTTCACTTAGCCTATCTTACGTCATCTCCTTTCAAAACTCTGCATTCCTGTTCATTTTATCTCACTTCTCATGGCGCGTGCCCTGAAAAACCTCGCGGCGCGACCAGTGGTGGTTTGGTTCTTGCACAGTGCACACAGTTTGGGACTGGGTGACGCATTGACACGTCGCCTTGACGAGAGCAGAGGAGCTGAGCATCGCGCGTCCATGGCGTGAATGAATGCAGCTGGTGCAGCCGCCGAATGGCATGGCCACTCACGGCGAGCCAGCTTGGATGGATCTCCAACGCCGAGCTCCTCATCCCCCTGCCTCCACTCCTGTGCCGCCCTCGTGACTCCGACCACGCCGCCAGGTCCGCTCTCCGGCAGGCGTCTGGCGTCGTCCAACCGATTCCGCTCACGCATTCACTGCGCCATTAACTGCCCTCTCGCCACCCCACCTACTCACTTCCGTCCTCTTAAACCTAGCTGCGCTCAGTGCTTCTCAAGTCTTCACCGGGCACGCGCATGCCACCGCAATCTCCCTAgcaccgccgtgccgccgctgaACGCACGGGAGATCGaagcgcgcgccgccggcgaggagatCTTGGTTTGGTTGCGGGTCGATCGGCGGAGATCCGATGGAGCTGCAGCTCGCCGCCGTGCTCGGCTCGCTCGCCCTCGGCGGCGCGGTGTTGGCGCTCTTCTTCGGCAAGTGGTGGCAGCCGCTGGCCGACACCGACCGGCGCGTCAAGGAGCTGGCCGACGCGGTGGACGCCCTGCTGCGGCAGCGGGCGGAGGTGCTGGGCCAAGACCCGTCGCCGACGTCGGACCCCGTGCGCGCGTGGCTGCGGCGCGTGCAGGAGGCGCAGGACGAGATGGCGTCCATCCAGGCGCGGCACGACGGCGGGCAGCTCTACGTGGTCCGCCTGGTGCAGTACCTCTTCCTCCCCACGGGCCCCGTCGCCGGGCTGGCCGAGCAGCAGCTCAAGGCGGTGCGCGCGCTCCGGGATCAGGGCGCGGCGATCCTCGAGGCCGCGCTGGCCACgccgcaggcgccgccgccgctgctctgcGACCCCGAGGACCTGGACGGGCTCCCCGCGGAGGCGGGGCCCGCGAGGGCCTACCTCAACGAGGCGCTCCGCTTCCTCGGCGACTGCGACGCCGCGCTCGGCGTctggggcgccggcggcgtggg encodes the following:
- the LOC101753931 gene encoding uncharacterized protein LOC101753931; translated protein: MDMDGVPSDSNRRLVPVNIFSAPHDHKLKTEHVRTGPEHIVLVPVGTHGSRSRRTLPLLGPESPNCRARQLLRCPPQPGPPQPPELGDSPQVNPQPLQQPVNIPDYRAATPPSRQPEHPPPSRDGALHRRSSASSRMQVAIAHAALCPRPKAHRATFGCPAARARHVPRGLSGGGGAKWCAAAAAGKGARDVPPGFADARPVVAAEGTRAAGPDAVAAAAPPRGARRGSVAGAVALIVGTSIGSGILAVPQRTAPAGFIPSAACMVTCWAFLVAEALLIAEINVHLRRRRGKDVSLYGGGGDGNQDLEVISVKSMAQETLGAWGGHVATVAYLFLSYTSMVAYASKSGEVLSRLVAGVPEPVAGAAFTAALGLLVAGGGTGVTDRVNQLLTFVMIGLLLTIEVSAVAIGGGLSLPANANWEQVPAALPVIIFTLVFHDIAPVICAYLEGDLARIRLSILVGSLVPLVSLLVWDDIALGLATDLGGFDVQDMLKAEWSYTVVETFSLLAVGTSLIGTLLGASQFFIEQMTDLVSSSTKEHVNIKEMINKGIDAFRKKDGSGHPGVGVVAILEKNRLSYIATGIVVVPTIVIAATVPNSFSIATDIAGGYCMTILYGVLPPLMAWAIGSKLSGKSAGLADGELLEDNRERVDLTSAKPVLVGMGVFSVLMVLEQMSQDFFSFKAALVP